Proteins from a genomic interval of Corynebacterium freiburgense:
- a CDS encoding alpha/beta hydrolase, whose amino-acid sequence MPMQADGYTFILSDEVMRIPVKFRNRFGIEIAADLYRRRDLDLDVTHSGIVVGPPHGGVKEQSPGVYAQQLALRGFIALAFDPSFNGESGGAPRSITSPEIFAEDFSAGVDFLGTLDFIDRESIGAVGICGSGGFVLNAARGDVRIRAIVTASLYDVSRISRCGWEDTMTIQERGQLLEDIAKQRWRDVDTNRPALTPSFPVEMPDGEFDPITQEFFEYYATDRGRHPHATGAFTITSAPSHISYGGLRYLDDLIPRPVLVLAGEHAHSRSLSETMYRDYNGPKDLVIVSGASHIDLYDRVDVIPFDTIADFFAVSL is encoded by the coding sequence ATGCCAATGCAAGCGGATGGTTACACTTTTATCCTTTCAGACGAGGTTATGCGGATTCCGGTGAAATTCCGGAATCGTTTTGGCATTGAGATTGCGGCTGACTTATATCGGCGTCGTGATCTTGATTTGGATGTTACGCATTCTGGGATTGTCGTAGGTCCACCCCACGGCGGGGTAAAGGAGCAAAGTCCTGGAGTGTATGCGCAGCAATTGGCGCTTCGAGGGTTTATTGCGCTGGCGTTTGATCCTTCATTTAATGGGGAAAGTGGTGGGGCGCCTCGGAGTATTACATCTCCGGAGATTTTTGCTGAGGATTTTAGTGCTGGTGTGGATTTTCTTGGCACACTGGATTTTATTGACCGGGAATCCATTGGTGCGGTGGGGATTTGCGGTAGTGGTGGGTTTGTTTTAAATGCTGCGCGTGGAGATGTTCGTATTCGCGCAATTGTCACGGCGTCGTTATATGACGTGAGCCGGATTAGTCGCTGTGGCTGGGAAGATACGATGACGATACAGGAGCGTGGCCAATTATTGGAGGATATTGCGAAACAACGGTGGCGTGATGTAGATACAAATCGGCCTGCACTCACGCCAAGTTTTCCGGTGGAAATGCCCGATGGGGAATTCGATCCTATTACGCAGGAGTTTTTTGAGTATTACGCCACCGATCGAGGACGTCATCCGCATGCTACTGGTGCGTTTACTATTACCAGTGCACCATCTCATATTTCCTATGGTGGGTTGCGGTATTTGGACGATCTTATCCCACGGCCCGTGTTAGTACTCGCGGGTGAGCATGCTCATTCCAGGTCATTGAGTGAGACGATGTATCGGGACTATAACGGACCTAAAGATCTTGTTATTGTGTCTGGGGCCAGCCATATTGATTTATATGATCGTGTGGATGTAATTCCGTTCGACACAATTGCTGACTTTTTCGCGGTCTCATTATAG
- a CDS encoding homoserine dehydrogenase, whose protein sequence is MTKTTYNPGKGPDVPVGIAILGQGTVGREVLRILMANKDSLEHRVGGKLEVRGVAVGDLSKPRAGVDQSLLTDDAMELIHRDDVDIVVEVIGGIEYPREVVLAALRAGKSVVTANKALVAAHSAELAEAADAAGVDLYFEAAVAAAIPVVGPLRRSLAGDQVVSVAGIVNGTTNFILDAMETTGASYEDMVQQAIDLGYAEADPSADVDGHDAASKAAILASLAFHTRVTKDDVYCEGISKITSDDIQAAKAAGYTIKLLALCERFINPQGEEVISARVHPTLIPRDHPLASVNKSFNAIFVEAEAAGRLMFYGNGAGGAPTTSAVLGDLVGAARNKVHGGRAPGESTYANLPIADFGDVQTRYHVDMQVVDRLGVLAEVAALFSANDISLRTVRQEDKGETARLVVVTHAAREADLARTVEKLQELDAVKEVTSVIRLEGE, encoded by the coding sequence ATGACGAAAACAACCTATAATCCTGGCAAAGGCCCCGATGTACCTGTTGGTATTGCTATTTTGGGTCAGGGAACTGTTGGCCGCGAAGTGTTACGTATTTTAATGGCCAATAAGGACTCCTTGGAACATCGGGTGGGCGGCAAACTTGAGGTTCGGGGCGTTGCGGTTGGGGATCTTTCAAAACCCCGTGCGGGCGTTGACCAGTCATTACTAACCGATGATGCGATGGAACTTATTCATCGTGATGACGTAGATATTGTGGTTGAGGTCATTGGTGGTATCGAGTATCCGCGTGAGGTAGTGCTGGCTGCGTTGCGTGCTGGAAAATCTGTGGTTACAGCTAATAAGGCGTTGGTTGCCGCACATTCCGCTGAGCTTGCAGAGGCCGCAGATGCGGCGGGCGTCGATTTGTATTTTGAAGCCGCGGTTGCTGCCGCTATTCCGGTGGTGGGTCCATTGCGTCGTTCATTGGCTGGGGATCAGGTTGTATCTGTCGCTGGCATTGTTAATGGCACAACGAACTTTATTCTCGACGCTATGGAAACCACCGGTGCTTCCTATGAGGATATGGTGCAGCAGGCCATTGATTTAGGCTATGCGGAAGCCGATCCTTCGGCGGATGTTGATGGCCATGATGCCGCCTCCAAGGCCGCTATTTTGGCATCGCTGGCGTTCCATACACGTGTCACAAAAGACGATGTGTATTGCGAGGGTATTTCAAAAATCACCAGTGATGATATTCAGGCTGCCAAGGCTGCCGGATACACAATTAAGCTCCTTGCATTGTGTGAACGTTTTATTAATCCGCAAGGTGAGGAAGTTATTTCGGCTCGGGTGCATCCAACATTGATTCCGCGTGATCACCCACTGGCAAGCGTAAATAAGTCGTTTAATGCGATTTTTGTAGAGGCAGAGGCAGCAGGTCGGCTAATGTTCTACGGCAATGGTGCGGGCGGTGCCCCCACAACTTCTGCGGTGCTTGGCGATCTTGTAGGTGCAGCACGCAATAAGGTGCATGGCGGTCGCGCACCCGGTGAATCAACCTATGCGAATTTGCCAATTGCAGATTTTGGTGATGTGCAAACCCGATACCATGTAGATATGCAGGTAGTGGATCGTCTCGGCGTGCTTGCAGAAGTAGCTGCACTGTTTAGTGCCAATGATATTTCCTTACGTACGGTCCGTCAGGAAGATAAAGGGGAAACGGCGCGACTAGTAGTGGTAACCCATGCTGCCCGTGAAGCAGACTTGGCACGCACGGTCGAGAAGCTTCAGGAGCTTGATGCAGTCAAGGAAGTTACTAGCGTTATCCGCCTTGAGGGCGAGTGA
- a CDS encoding (Fe-S)-binding protein: MRVALFSTCIGDAMFPDVVKATAIILSRLGHEVVFPPEQTCCGQMHVNTGYQRQAIPQIRNYVDAFADPSIDCVVAPSGSCAGAVREQHEHVASRYGNAALVDGARTAAAKTYDLSEFLIDIAGVENVGAFFPHRVTYHSTCHSLRFLKVGDRPLRLLRNVEGIDLVELPHADECCGFGGTFSVKNAETSAAMVHDKVRNIRDTQAEYVTAGDASCLMNIGGSLSRQHAGVRAIHMAEILASTKAHPWSPESAIYTKEVML, translated from the coding sequence GTGCGTGTAGCGCTGTTTTCCACTTGCATCGGTGACGCAATGTTCCCGGATGTGGTCAAGGCCACCGCTATTATTCTCTCCCGACTCGGCCATGAAGTTGTGTTTCCGCCCGAACAAACTTGCTGTGGCCAAATGCATGTTAATACCGGCTACCAGCGGCAGGCTATTCCCCAAATCCGCAATTATGTAGATGCTTTTGCCGATCCTTCTATTGATTGTGTGGTTGCCCCTTCCGGCTCCTGCGCAGGGGCTGTGCGTGAACAGCACGAGCATGTTGCCTCCCGCTATGGCAACGCCGCGCTTGTCGACGGCGCTCGCACTGCCGCCGCAAAAACCTACGATCTCTCCGAGTTCTTGATCGATATTGCTGGCGTAGAAAATGTTGGCGCGTTTTTCCCGCACCGCGTCACTTATCACTCCACTTGCCACTCCCTTCGCTTCCTTAAGGTCGGCGACCGCCCATTACGCCTGCTACGCAATGTAGAGGGAATTGACCTCGTAGAGCTACCACATGCAGATGAATGCTGTGGGTTTGGTGGCACATTTTCCGTAAAGAACGCCGAAACTTCCGCCGCTATGGTTCACGATAAAGTACGCAATATTCGCGATACGCAAGCTGAATATGTCACCGCTGGCGATGCTTCTTGTCTTATGAATATTGGTGGCTCGCTCTCCCGCCAGCATGCCGGTGTTCGAGCAATCCACATGGCAGAAATCCTGGCCTCTACAAAGGCACACCCCTGGTCACCTGAGTCCGCTATCTACACCAAGGAGGTAATGCTGTGA
- the thrB gene encoding homoserine kinase, producing MPTPLRVGQKVSVKVAASSANLGPGFDTLGLALGLYDTVEVEVIDQGLEVEVFGEGAGELPLDGSHLVVKALRSALKAADVEVPGVRVVCHNTIPQSRGLGSSAAAAVAGVAAANGLAGFPLDDAQLVQLSSAFEGHPDNAAASVLGSAVVSWTEIPVDGRTQPQYRAVSIPVHPSIRALALVPDFHASTEAVRRVLPSDVTHLDARFNVSRCAVMTVALQHHPELLWEGTRDRLHQPYRADVLPVTAEWVNRLRNRGFAAYLSGAGPTAMVLSVDPVPDHIRTEAMEAGLQVMELPIAGPVEVTVLS from the coding sequence GTGCCAACCCCGTTGCGCGTCGGACAGAAAGTAAGTGTGAAGGTTGCTGCTTCATCTGCGAACCTGGGTCCGGGTTTTGATACCCTCGGCCTAGCCCTTGGATTGTATGACACAGTTGAAGTAGAGGTAATCGACCAAGGCTTAGAAGTTGAGGTTTTTGGTGAAGGTGCAGGCGAACTCCCGCTCGACGGTTCCCACCTTGTGGTCAAAGCTCTTCGTTCTGCACTAAAAGCTGCCGACGTCGAGGTACCTGGCGTGCGCGTGGTTTGTCATAATACTATTCCGCAATCCCGTGGTCTTGGGTCGTCTGCAGCTGCGGCGGTTGCGGGTGTTGCTGCGGCCAATGGGCTCGCTGGTTTTCCGCTTGACGACGCCCAGCTCGTGCAGCTTTCATCAGCCTTTGAGGGGCACCCCGACAATGCTGCGGCTTCGGTCTTAGGAAGCGCCGTGGTGTCCTGGACTGAAATTCCCGTGGACGGACGTACCCAACCTCAGTATCGTGCAGTATCCATCCCAGTGCACCCTAGTATCCGTGCACTCGCTTTAGTGCCGGACTTTCATGCATCAACGGAGGCGGTACGCCGAGTACTCCCTTCCGATGTGACCCACCTTGATGCCCGATTTAATGTGTCACGTTGTGCTGTTATGACTGTTGCCCTGCAACATCACCCAGAACTGCTTTGGGAAGGTACTCGTGATAGACTTCACCAACCTTATCGGGCAGATGTTCTGCCAGTGACCGCAGAATGGGTCAACCGCCTGCGCAACCGTGGATTTGCCGCGTATCTTTCGGGTGCTGGACCAACTGCGATGGTGCTTTCGGTCGATCCTGTGCCAGATCACATCCGCACGGAAGCAATGGAGGCAGGATTGCAGGTTATGGAACTCCCAATTGCGGGTCCAGTGGAAGTGACTGTGCTTTCTTAA
- the argS gene encoding arginine--tRNA ligase — MTPADLALCIRSAAARVFQDRKLDASLLPEQVVVERPRNPEHGDYATNLALQVAKKAGVNPRELATWLVDALQEEPAIDSAEIAGPGFINLRLAAAAQGEIVAKILAQGAEYGGSDAFANLVVNLEFVSANPTGPIHLGGTRWAAVGDSLGRILAATGAKVTREYYFNDHGAQIDRFSHSLVAAALGQETPEDGYGGAYIQDIAQAVVAKHPEVLQQDPQTMQETFRKHGVEMMFAQIKQSLHEFHTDFDVFFHENSLFESGAVERAIEELKASGNLYFADGAWWLKSTEFGDDKDRVVIKSDGNAAYIAGDIAYIEDKIQRGHNLCIYMLGADHHGYIARLKAAASALGHNPDQVEVMIGQMVNLLSNGEIKKMSKRAGTVITLEDLVEALGVDAARYALIRSSVDSSLDIDLDLWAKQSNDNPVYYVQYGHARICSIGRKAIERGVTTEGADLSLLTHEREGDLIRTLGEFPAVVKAAAELREPHRIARYAEELAGTFHRFYDNCVILPKRDEEVTPLHAARLSLAEATRQTLANALGLVGVSAPERM, encoded by the coding sequence GTGACTCCTGCAGATTTAGCTTTATGTATTCGTTCCGCCGCAGCTCGGGTATTTCAAGATCGAAAACTCGACGCCTCACTCTTGCCCGAACAGGTTGTAGTGGAGCGACCACGTAATCCAGAGCATGGCGATTACGCTACAAATCTGGCATTGCAAGTGGCAAAAAAAGCTGGAGTAAATCCGCGTGAACTTGCCACTTGGCTTGTTGACGCCCTGCAAGAAGAACCAGCAATTGATAGTGCTGAAATTGCAGGTCCAGGTTTTATTAACCTCCGGTTAGCTGCTGCTGCACAAGGCGAAATCGTGGCAAAAATACTTGCACAAGGAGCCGAATATGGTGGTTCAGATGCTTTTGCAAACCTAGTAGTAAATCTTGAATTTGTCTCCGCAAATCCGACTGGGCCAATCCACCTTGGTGGTACCCGTTGGGCTGCTGTTGGCGATTCCCTAGGTCGCATTCTCGCCGCCACCGGCGCGAAAGTTACACGCGAATACTATTTTAATGACCACGGGGCACAAATCGATCGCTTCTCGCATTCGCTAGTTGCGGCAGCGCTCGGGCAGGAAACCCCAGAAGACGGTTATGGCGGAGCTTATATCCAGGATATTGCGCAAGCAGTGGTAGCAAAACATCCAGAGGTATTGCAGCAAGATCCGCAAACTATGCAGGAAACCTTCCGTAAGCACGGCGTCGAAATGATGTTTGCGCAGATCAAGCAATCACTCCATGAATTCCACACTGACTTCGATGTATTTTTCCATGAGAACAGCTTGTTTGAATCCGGAGCCGTTGAACGTGCAATCGAAGAGCTCAAGGCAAGTGGAAATCTATATTTTGCCGATGGTGCTTGGTGGCTAAAGTCAACAGAATTTGGTGATGATAAAGACCGCGTAGTTATTAAATCTGATGGGAATGCCGCGTATATCGCAGGAGATATCGCATATATCGAAGATAAGATCCAGCGCGGCCATAACCTTTGTATCTATATGTTGGGTGCTGACCACCACGGGTATATAGCGCGTTTGAAAGCTGCGGCAAGCGCGCTAGGGCACAACCCGGACCAGGTAGAAGTAATGATTGGTCAAATGGTCAATCTGCTTTCCAATGGCGAAATAAAGAAAATGTCTAAGCGAGCTGGCACCGTTATTACACTCGAAGACCTCGTTGAAGCACTTGGCGTCGATGCAGCTCGGTATGCGTTGATTCGTTCTTCGGTTGATTCCTCCCTTGATATCGATCTTGATCTTTGGGCCAAGCAATCTAATGACAACCCGGTGTACTACGTCCAATACGGGCATGCACGTATTTGTTCAATTGGTCGGAAAGCAATCGAACGTGGGGTAACCACGGAAGGAGCAGATCTTTCCTTGCTTACACATGAACGCGAAGGCGACCTTATTCGAACACTTGGTGAATTTCCTGCTGTAGTGAAAGCAGCAGCCGAACTCCGTGAACCACACCGGATCGCCCGCTATGCCGAAGAACTCGCCGGAACCTTCCACCGTTTCTATGACAATTGCGTTATCTTGCCGAAACGCGATGAGGAAGTTACTCCACTTCATGCGGCTCGCCTCTCCTTGGCTGAGGCGACTCGGCAAACACTGGCCAATGCACTAGGGCTTGTGGGAGTTTCCGCGCCAGAACGAATGTAA
- the lysA gene encoding diaminopimelate decarboxylase: protein MSDFNNLPAHVWPRNACRQEDGVVTVAGVPLPEIAEEYGTPVFVLDEDDFRSRCRDMALAFGGGENVHYASKAFLTKAVARWVDEEGLCLDVASLGELQVALAAGFPATRITAHGNNKGVDFLRTCVRNGVGHVVIDSSQELELLDLVAAQEGYIQDVLIRVKPGIEAHTHEFIATAHEDQKFGFSLASGSAFAAAIAAVRAENLRLVGLHCHVGSQVFDAEGFSLAAERVLGLWARLHKELPAEAAAELGILDLGGGYGVPYTEDQSPLDIAGIATALQEKVASKARDLGLVAPRVLVEPGRALVAPSMVTVYEVGTVKDVHITDDSTRRYIAVDGGMSDNIRTALYQAEYDARLVNRFSGEDDQQAPLTDTRIVGSHCEAGDILIENAALPNDIATGDFIALAATGAYCYPMSSRYNMFGRPPVVTVRNGNTKLMVRRETIEDLMSLEVE from the coding sequence ATGAGCGACTTTAATAATCTTCCCGCGCATGTTTGGCCACGAAATGCCTGCCGCCAAGAAGATGGCGTGGTGACCGTGGCTGGTGTGCCATTGCCAGAAATCGCAGAAGAATACGGAACCCCTGTATTTGTGCTGGACGAAGACGATTTTCGTTCTCGATGCCGAGATATGGCGCTCGCATTTGGTGGCGGCGAAAACGTGCATTATGCATCCAAAGCATTTCTCACCAAAGCAGTGGCACGCTGGGTAGATGAAGAAGGCTTATGCCTCGATGTTGCTTCCTTAGGGGAATTGCAAGTGGCTTTAGCCGCCGGATTTCCAGCCACCCGGATTACTGCACATGGAAATAACAAAGGTGTGGACTTTTTACGCACCTGCGTGCGTAACGGGGTCGGTCATGTGGTTATAGATTCTTCCCAGGAACTCGAACTTTTAGACCTGGTTGCTGCCCAAGAGGGATATATTCAAGACGTTCTTATTCGAGTAAAACCAGGCATTGAAGCACACACCCACGAATTCATAGCCACCGCACATGAAGACCAAAAGTTTGGTTTTTCCCTGGCATCTGGTTCCGCCTTTGCTGCAGCTATCGCCGCAGTTCGAGCAGAAAACCTGCGGCTTGTGGGTCTACATTGCCATGTTGGTTCACAAGTATTTGACGCGGAAGGATTTTCTCTAGCGGCCGAACGAGTACTTGGTTTATGGGCCCGTCTGCATAAGGAACTTCCTGCAGAGGCCGCCGCCGAACTCGGCATCCTTGATTTAGGCGGCGGGTACGGTGTTCCGTATACAGAGGATCAGTCCCCGCTCGATATTGCCGGTATTGCGACAGCGCTGCAGGAAAAGGTTGCGTCCAAGGCGCGCGATCTAGGCCTTGTAGCGCCGAGAGTCTTAGTAGAGCCCGGTCGCGCGCTAGTTGCCCCATCAATGGTGACGGTGTACGAAGTGGGAACCGTCAAAGACGTGCACATTACCGATGACTCCACTCGGCGCTATATCGCCGTAGACGGAGGAATGAGTGACAATATCCGAACGGCGCTCTACCAGGCGGAATATGATGCACGTTTGGTCAACCGTTTTTCCGGGGAAGACGATCAACAAGCGCCGTTGACCGATACTCGCATTGTGGGAAGCCATTGTGAAGCTGGCGATATTTTAATAGAAAACGCCGCGCTGCCCAATGACATTGCCACAGGCGATTTCATTGCACTAGCAGCAACAGGGGCATATTGCTACCCAATGAGCAGCCGATACAATATGTTCGGTCGCCCGCCGGTAGTCACCGTTCGCAATGGCAACACAAAGCTTATGGTTCGACGGGAAACGATCGAGGACCTTATGAGCCTCGAAGTGGAATAG
- a CDS encoding helix-turn-helix transcriptional regulator produces MPTDFSSPSPAARLATDTLPLSRMQRLVLETIRGFEHGAKASDIAAKLGMHINTVRGHLDELSDLQAIVTEREKTHGRGRPSVIFHARIPSGSEVLSEHAALVHALVDHLGDPHDPKVQETATDIGREWARKIERSGKTWSTPEEAAKALTRALRQLGFDPGTRFTRNECTVIDVHACPFITSDHRPPNPLICAIHEGFLHEALGPYGQGIAHIQLLPMAKPNCCQVLLETQKDQD; encoded by the coding sequence GTGCCTACCGATTTCTCTTCACCTTCACCTGCGGCAAGGCTTGCAACTGATACGCTCCCTTTGTCGCGCATGCAACGTCTAGTGCTTGAAACCATTCGAGGCTTTGAGCATGGGGCAAAAGCGTCAGACATTGCCGCAAAGCTCGGGATGCATATTAACACGGTCCGAGGGCATCTGGACGAACTTAGCGATCTTCAGGCAATTGTCACAGAGCGTGAAAAAACTCACGGACGGGGCCGGCCATCGGTAATTTTTCATGCACGTATACCCTCTGGAAGCGAAGTTTTAAGCGAGCATGCCGCGCTAGTTCATGCATTAGTGGATCACCTCGGTGATCCACATGATCCCAAAGTTCAAGAAACTGCAACGGATATTGGGCGCGAATGGGCACGGAAAATAGAGCGGTCAGGCAAAACTTGGTCAACCCCAGAAGAAGCAGCTAAGGCGCTTACCCGTGCACTGCGCCAATTAGGCTTTGATCCTGGAACGCGCTTTACTCGCAATGAATGCACTGTAATTGATGTCCATGCTTGTCCGTTTATTACCAGTGATCACAGACCACCAAATCCACTTATATGTGCAATACATGAGGGATTTTTACATGAAGCATTGGGTCCATATGGCCAAGGTATTGCACATATCCAGCTTTTGCCCATGGCAAAACCGAATTGCTGCCAAGTGCTTTTAGAAACGCAAAAAGATCAGGATTAA
- a CDS encoding LutB/LldF family L-lactate oxidation iron-sulfur protein, producing the protein MTISLGSPAMPPRASKEVGNLRGTRSFQAAAHEDLYKATQRRNLHKATHTIRGKRAAVINEIDDWQDLREAGSGIKRDVMARMPELLEQLEASVTARGGHVHWARDAKEAGEIVTQLVQDTGETNVVKIKSMATMEIGLNEQLRAAGISARETDLAELIVQLGHDKPSHILVPAIHRNRAEIRDIFIKEMPHTDESLSTEPAELAESARIFLREQFMQAKVAVSGANFGVAETGTIAIVESEGNGRMCLTLPETLISVMGIEKMLPTFKDFEVFLQLLPRSSTGERMNPYTSLWSGVTEGDGPKNFHLVLVDNGRTAALADEIGREALKCIRCSACLNVCPVYERAGGHAYGSTYPGPIGAILTPQLTGIDSAHDPNASLPYASSLCGACYEVCPVKIDIPSALLELRHQKIEGHKPKIEGVLMGMVGMAFGHAKLWNLATKLVPLGRILGGRKKKITHLPSFLAGWTDVRDTSVPPKKSFRQWFNSDEAKELLAQARSEGIPGASVKENK; encoded by the coding sequence GTGACCATTTCACTTGGCTCCCCCGCTATGCCACCTCGCGCGTCCAAAGAAGTTGGCAACCTCCGCGGCACTCGTTCCTTCCAGGCTGCCGCCCATGAAGATCTTTACAAAGCCACTCAGCGCCGCAATCTTCATAAAGCAACCCACACCATTCGTGGCAAGCGCGCCGCAGTTATTAATGAAATTGATGACTGGCAAGACCTCCGCGAAGCCGGTTCAGGCATTAAACGCGATGTTATGGCACGGATGCCCGAGCTATTAGAGCAGCTCGAAGCTTCAGTCACTGCTCGTGGCGGCCATGTGCACTGGGCACGCGATGCTAAGGAAGCGGGCGAGATTGTTACCCAGCTCGTCCAAGACACTGGTGAGACCAATGTTGTAAAGATTAAGTCCATGGCCACAATGGAAATTGGCTTAAATGAGCAACTCCGTGCTGCCGGTATTTCCGCGCGGGAAACAGACCTAGCAGAACTTATTGTTCAGCTCGGCCATGATAAACCTTCGCATATTTTGGTTCCTGCAATTCACCGCAACCGCGCCGAAATTCGCGATATTTTCATTAAAGAGATGCCCCATACAGACGAATCTCTTTCCACCGAACCTGCAGAACTTGCGGAATCTGCCCGTATTTTCCTTCGCGAGCAGTTTATGCAAGCCAAGGTCGCAGTTTCTGGGGCAAACTTTGGTGTCGCGGAAACCGGCACAATCGCCATTGTGGAATCTGAAGGCAATGGCCGTATGTGCCTTACCTTGCCTGAGACCCTGATCTCTGTCATGGGTATTGAAAAGATGCTTCCAACCTTTAAGGATTTTGAAGTCTTCTTGCAGCTCCTTCCGCGTTCCTCTACCGGTGAGCGCATGAACCCTTACACCTCCTTGTGGTCTGGTGTCACTGAAGGTGATGGGCCAAAGAATTTCCATTTGGTTTTGGTTGATAATGGCCGCACGGCAGCACTTGCTGATGAGATCGGCCGCGAAGCATTGAAATGTATTCGTTGCTCGGCGTGCTTGAATGTCTGCCCAGTCTACGAACGTGCAGGTGGACATGCCTACGGTTCTACGTACCCAGGCCCAATTGGCGCTATTCTTACACCGCAGCTTACTGGTATTGATTCTGCTCATGATCCCAATGCCTCACTGCCTTATGCTTCCTCATTGTGTGGTGCCTGCTATGAGGTTTGTCCTGTAAAGATCGATATCCCATCCGCATTGTTGGAATTGCGCCACCAAAAGATCGAAGGCCACAAGCCAAAGATCGAAGGTGTGCTTATGGGCATGGTTGGTATGGCATTTGGCCATGCAAAATTGTGGAATCTCGCCACCAAGTTGGTCCCGTTGGGCCGTATCCTTGGCGGTCGCAAAAAGAAGATCACCCACTTGCCAAGTTTCCTCGCCGGCTGGACAGATGTTCGAGACACTTCTGTGCCTCCAAAGAAGTCGTTCCGCCAGTGGTTTAACTCTGATGAGGCCAAGGAATTGCTTGCGCAGGCTCGTTCTGAAGGCATCCCTGGAGCAAGTGTGAAGGAGAACAAGTAA